Within the Mixophyes fleayi isolate aMixFle1 chromosome 5, aMixFle1.hap1, whole genome shotgun sequence genome, the region atgaacagtatttgtgaattttgccacccTAAGTACTTTGCATCTAAGCAgtcatctgacaaactattcaatcaatgcttccacaagggtaaagtcacaTTGGGTGCAAAAGGGTCaaacatgatcttactcttattttttctgTCACTTTGACGGGCTTTTAACTAGtagtaaaataaatgcataaagttCTAGAACCGAGAACGTCCAGAATGTTTCCACCCGTGAGCTAATGTGTAACTGTATTTTAGAGGAGAAACAAAGGTCACTTTCACTATGAATACCAAGCAGGATTAGTGAGCCTGTGGATTAGGAAACACTACCTGTGTAATAAAAAGCCCTGAGATTCCATGGGAGAAACAAAACAAGTGGTGTTTTTATGGGGCCTAGAAACTAAAAGTGTAGAGTATTGTAATACTAGGAACAGAAAGAGGAGAATGTGGCGTTTACTATgtatcctcctcctccccttctataGTACATCAGTGGGGTGTCCTGCCGCTAGTAAGGTCCACTGTAATTCCATCGTAAGACAGGGAGGTGTGTACTGATTGTAGCACCTAACTGAGCTGGTCCAGCGGCCGTCTCACCAGGTGCCGCATCTGGATGCGGCCCGACTGCCTAGAATGGGAGAAGTTCTGCTTCTCCAACTAGGAACTGTAAGGAAGACACTCAAGGTACTGGTGAGATTGTACACAATCATTTTCACTTGAAAACCAAATTATTCCGCAAAGAAATCTATCTGCATATTTGCATTTACCAATAAGACTGCACAATAAAGGTGGAAGTGAGAGAACATCTACAAATAATATAAGTGTTATTCCAATCCCACTACTCTGTTTTATAGCTGACTATTTTAATATTAGACACTTGCAATACTTACCTTTGAATCCAGCACTGACCCCTGCAGCCATCGCTGTTATACCTACAGAGCTTCCCATTTCCTTTGGGTCCCTGGAAACCTATAGCTGATTATAATGTGCTATATTATATGTCCGCACATTTCTCATATTATAATTTTCTGTCACAGTAGGACACTTTATAATCTGCTATAATTGCCAAGAGAGCAAGAAATCCGGAAACTCAGAGTGAGAGTCATTAAGGCCAACAGCGTACAGTCAATGGTGTACATTGATGAAAACGGTTTCCCAGGTAACAGTGCAAGAaaggaggcgttgcccatagtaaccagattctagtacagtttagaaaataaaagcaaatatttgaTGGATCGCTAAGGCCAACACCAACTTTCCTGCCACCTACTTGTGGAAGAGTCTTCATAAATGTCCATCTGTATAATTATGGTTTGTCAAAACCTCTGATTGGACGGCTATGACTTTTAGCTATTTACTAAGAGTCGGGCTTTGTATCTAGCAGATTCTGATGGAGAGGGAGGAAATAGTGGTCACACTTTACGTTTCAGTATATCTGCAACAAATTACATGTAAGAAACAAGTGTACACAACATTTTCCTGCCAGCAGCACATATACTtttcaggaaaaaacaaaaaagaacaaaagacaaaacaaaaacaacaataacaatTACAGGGTGTATTGTGCAACATGGTGCAAATAGTATATTGACGATAGCCAATGTCTAACTGGTTGCTACATGCACCTATTCTTAGAGTGTTTTCCGCACAGCATCTACATCTATCAGCTTTTATGAAACTATAAGGTATTTTATGCCGCACAGCAACAGTTTCAACAAAACAGCGAAGTTACAGTAGTTTTGGCTCTACAGTCGTTAATCAGAAATCGAGAGCCAGAGATTACTATCCTCAACCACAGCTCAAAAGTAGGACAAAAACAATGTTAATATATGCTTGTTTCTGGCAGTAGAGACGTTACGATCATTTTgcatgctatcatcatcatcaatatcaattGGAGGTGAGGGTAccagtaaaaaaaagtttaaaataaaaaaggaaaaattgtgGAGTTCTCGCTTGAATAAATCTGCCAAGGAATTCCTGAGGACTCATTCACACATCTGCACttggaaaatgtataaaaatacaagAAAACAAATTCCGGTTTTAGCGACGCGTTTCTAAAGTTGTTTTCCCGCTACAATCTATTGTACAGGAGATGTGTTTACGCAAGAGAAGTAGGTGGTACTGTATTCTAACACAGCTTTAAAAACCTTTCAAGGCCATAGTGGGAATGGCCCAATTGACTTATATGACCattatttaaatatctttttagTGAATAAAAAGGACGCACACAGTGGATAGGTTTGACCAAGACCCGAAGACACTAgagaaagacaagcaacagataAATGGTTATATAATATAAACTGCTCCCAACATACCAATCTTCCTCGGTGGATCCTTCGGACAGAGTGCTGTGTCCCTTTTCCATCAGGAGCTCCGAGCATTGGACGTACCTTTCGCTTTCGGCCGTCTGCATGGCCTCTATCTTAGAATGGGTGCCCCTGTTAAAGCCCTTGACTTCTTGTTCCTCCAGGGACTCTAACATACGGATGACTTCTTTATTCACCCCTCTGCGTTTCGCTAGGACCAGTGGAGTGGCACCTTGATGATTGCTGGAATTTACAGAGGAGAACATGCATTAAGGAAGGTTTAACACACAATCTGTGATTTAGCACAAGAAGCCGTCTAGGGGACTGTTAGTTAAAACAGAAAGATATAATTACCTGCACTCCTCTCCCTACAACTATAATGGTAGAGGCCAACTGTCTGTTTAAGGTTTACCTATTGTAAATAAACAGTAACTAGTGACAGCACTAGTGCTTCATGTCTTAGTGGTGACAAGTCCCTAGTACATGGACAGGTTGTATTATCATGATGTGGAGCCCACAAAATGACCACGTTCACAGTGGCTCCATTTTAGAggactagagcagtgttggctaacctgtgacactccaggtgttgtgaaactacaagtcccagcatactcttcctgcaataagctgctaaatattggcaaatcatgctgggacttgtagtttcacaacacctggagtgtcacagattagcccaCACTGGACTAGAACATGACTAAAACTGCTTCAGTCCAGTTTTTGGCATTTTAGAAGGAAACACAACATTTAAGGTTCCTCCGAATCCACGTTTCAGGCAAATATTAAATGGTTTGAATTAAATTTTGGTTTGACCAATTATATCCAACCTGTGACTTTCCTGCACTTTTAGGACACTCACCAAATGTCGATTTTAAGTCCATTGGAGACGAGGAACTGAATGGTGTCAACGTGTCCACACAAGTGCAGGGCTGTGTTCCCTTGGTAATCGGTGGCCAGGAGATCGGCTCCAAACTTGTGCAAGAGCTGACAGATGTCTACGTTCCCTCTGGCCGCAGCCAGGTGAAGGCCGGTACGGCCGCGGGTGTCGCGGATATTGGGGTCAAAGCCACTTTCAAGCAGGCGCTTGGAATAGTTGAAGTCTCCGTCAATGCATGCCTGCAGCAGGGGCACGTTGGTCAGGGAAGAATCGTTCACAAACACATAGGACATGGTGGAATCTTGATGGGCTACAACTTACAAGaatggagaaataaaaaaaaaaatgaataacagcACAGATAACCCCTTATGATTAATACAATGATTGGCTCCTCATACATATGACAAAAGTATTAGGATACAGATATGAAAGTGGgtgactattatatatatatggtatattttATCTATCCAGGGAATACGATATAGTATCAGGAACCCACGTTGTGTATGATATACCAGCATACAACTGTACACCCTTTACACAGTGTACCTCATTCACCTTAAAATAATCTGGGACGGGAGCTGGGCCAAATTGGTCCGAATGTGGGTGCGAGGTGGGATCATTTTGCCCAAAAGTTTGAAGTTTCTGGTTCGTTGTATACGAAGGACTGATGTTCCTATTCCCATGCATGTCACCAGGATATGCAGTCAGTCCAGATATACATAATTATCGTATTTGCGCTGGCCATGGCTAACAAAGCGAGGCTGAGGATGGAGCTGTGTGATCTAGTGTGAGCACTTACAGTCAAAACAGACCAAGCCTCAGTATGCATTCGGGAAGGGGTGCGGGGACTTTAAGActcctgggcagcacggtggctaagtggttagcacttctgcctcacagtactggggtcatgagttcaattcccgaccatggccttatctgtgaggagtttgtatgttctccccgtgtttgcgtggatttcctccgggtgctccggtttcctcccacactccaaaaacatactggtaggttaattggtgttaacaaattgacccgtgtgtgtgtgtgtgtgtgtgtgtgtgtgtgtgtgtgtgtgtgtgtgtgtgtgtgtgtgtgtgtgtgtgtgtgtgtgtgtgtgttagggaatttagtcttagctccaatgtggcagggactcatgtgagcgagttctctgtacagcgctgcggaattagtggcgctatataaataaatggtgatgttgatgatatgCGGTCAATCCTTTGATCAAAGTTAAGTTGAACTGTATTTGCTTGTAACGTAAGTTTTCCTTTGCTACTTATTCTAGTTGAGGCAGATTTTCAGAGCTGACCATACTGCAATACTATAAACAGTTAAACTCCTGTATTTGCATGTATTCGCTCCATAACTGATTTACATTAAGTACCAATGTCTTTGCTCTAAGCTATGTTGGAACAGGAGAACCTGATACCTTTGGCTAAACAAGCAGTGTCACCTGATAACGCAAGACCTATAAAGGAATAGCCTCTCTTACATGGCTACTGGCTTATATCTTTACTCTCTTTTCTTTTACTTGTTTCCGTTAGGGATATATTAATGTTTGTATTACCACAAcccttaataaaaacaaacatgattATAAAAAGAACGTTTGAAGCTCATCACCCTTGCAAGAATCTGTTTAAAAATGTCTTTGCAGGGATTTGGAATGTAGCATACTGAGTGATTTAGTAAAGTATAAACTATTCAGCAATATTAAGCAAATTATGTTGCTAAGTAatacacaggggtatatttactcaacggcgggtttgaaaaagtggagatgttgcctatagcaaccaatcagattctagctgtcatctatttagcacactctacaaaatgggagctagaatctgattagttgctataggcaacatctccactctttcaaacccacggtctagtaaatatatccctcagACTCTGATAAGCATTAATGCTAAATAGTTGGTTTATTTGCTTCTTAAAATTTGAATAACaaattcttaaatattttttttttttact harbors:
- the ANKRD46 gene encoding ankyrin repeat domain-containing protein 46; the protein is MQGLEQNWKERNILDPNLSYQNRNKDISLDQLSFEAVVAHQDSTMSYVFVNDSSLTNVPLLQACIDGDFNYSKRLLESGFDPNIRDTRGRTGLHLAAARGNVDICQLLHKFGADLLATDYQGNTALHLCGHVDTIQFLVSNGLKIDICNHQGATPLVLAKRRGVNKEVIRMLESLEEQEVKGFNRGTHSKIEAMQTAESERYVQCSELLMEKGHSTLSEGSTEEDCAMESHSLLNPNLQQGEGVLSSFRTTWQEFVEDLGFWRVLLLLIVIALLSLGIAYYVSGVLPFVENQPELVH